A region from the Candidatus Poribacteria bacterium genome encodes:
- a CDS encoding dockerin type I domain-containing protein: MKTKTTLTLLILLNLISLNVFAQYFHYKRPRHRSVLSPDGKTIVFLRDGRLYLRDVATGVDTQTPIDLPRGVDSIALSPDGKTIASTGDDGVRLWDVATGAGLHRLTGLSVAFSPDGKTIACGGDDGTVYLRDVATGADTQTLTGDPEVVESVAFSPDGKTLASVHNDKWFESVVYLWDVSKAKSTHKFSGYSVAFNPDGKTIAFGSGDGKVHLWDIVTEEYTQTLTGHKLRVKYVEFSRDGKTLTISSWDSWGWDVVLWDVGTRANTQTLTGHTGKVESVAFSPDGTTLASGGGDGTVRLWDVATGKNTQTLTGFNVAFSPSVTCVAFSPDGRTIASGSLQEVRLWDVATEKNTKTLTLPEHTGVVKSVAFSPDGNTIASGIGNEVRLWDVGTGKNTQTLTGRGMYGVRSVAFSPDGNTIASGSDATVRLWDIATGTEKKKLRWYTGGVNSVAFSPDGKTIVSATQDDRAILWDVATGKETHILRHRYDAGSVNSVAFSPDGKTIVSGSSGEERGDGRRMRLWDVATGARTHILVGFKYPINSVAFSPDGTTLASASWDGTVLLWNITPIPDVNLDPEQPVVADVNGDGFINLLDVQVVDSRMGMTGKDTADDTGDADVNGDGIVNIADLALVTKFMGDVNGDAVVNLKDLDLIGKRLWETGKNTADINADGIVNIADLVIVAANALSHTAAAAPSTYKHAAALLTVEQVQQWLNQARLLGETAPIYQRGIFALEQLLTMLTPKQTSLLPNYPNPFNPETWIPYQLAHPADVKISIYAVDGKLVRTLDLGHQPVGMYKNRSRAAHWDGRNTLGESVASGIYLYEFTAGDFSATRKMLIRK; the protein is encoded by the coding sequence ATGAAAACGAAAACAACTTTAACGTTACTCATCCTGCTAAACCTTATTTCATTGAACGTCTTCGCCCAATATTTCCATTATAAACGTCCTAGACATCGTAGTGTACTCAGTCCGGATGGAAAAACTATCGTATTCCTTAGGGACGGCAGGTTGTATTTGCGGGATGTGGCAACAGGGGTAGACACGCAAACTCCCATAGATCTTCCGCGGGGAGTCGATAGCATAGCACTCAGTCCGGATGGAAAAACAATCGCAAGTACGGGTGATGACGGGGTGCGTTTGTGGGATGTCGCAACAGGGGCAGGCCTGCATAGACTCACAGGGCTTAGCGTAGCGTTCAGTCCAGATGGAAAAACTATCGCATGCGGGGGTGATGACGGCACGGTATATTTGCGGGATGTCGCAACAGGGGCAGACACGCAAACTCTCACAGGGGATCCGGAGGTAGTCGAAAGTGTAGCGTTCAGCCCGGATGGAAAAACACTCGCAAGTGTGCATAACGACAAATGGTTTGAGTCGGTGGTGTATTTGTGGGATGTTTCCAAAGCAAAAAGCACGCACAAATTCTCAGGGTATAGCGTAGCATTCAATCCGGATGGAAAAACTATCGCATTCGGGAGTGGGGACGGCAAGGTGCATTTGTGGGACATCGTAACAGAAGAATACACGCAAACTCTCACAGGGCATAAGCTTAGGGTCAAATACGTAGAGTTTAGTCGGGATGGGAAAACCCTCACAATTAGTAGTTGGGACTCTTGGGGGTGGGATGTGGTACTGTGGGATGTCGGAACAAGGGCAAACACGCAAACTCTCACAGGGCATACGGGTAAGGTCGAAAGCGTGGCGTTCAGCCCGGATGGCACCACACTCGCAAGTGGGGGTGGGGACGGCACGGTACGTTTGTGGGATGTCGCAACAGGAAAAAACACCCAAACTCTCACAGGGTTTAACGTGGCGTTTAGTCCGTCTGTCACATGCGTGGCGTTCAGCCCAGATGGACGGACAATCGCAAGTGGGAGTTTGCAAGAGGTGCGTTTGTGGGATGTCGCAACAGAAAAAAACACGAAAACTCTCACACTCCCAGAGCATACGGGTGTAGTCAAGAGCGTGGCGTTCAGCCCAGATGGAAATACGATCGCAAGTGGGATTGGTAACGAGGTGCGTTTGTGGGATGTCGGAACAGGAAAAAACACCCAAACTCTCACAGGGCGGGGTATGTACGGGGTACGTAGTGTAGCGTTCAGCCCAGATGGAAATACGATCGCAAGTGGGAGTGATGCCACGGTGCGTTTGTGGGACATCGCAACAGGGACAGAAAAGAAAAAACTTCGATGGTATACCGGCGGTGTCAATAGCGTGGCATTTAGTCCGGATGGAAAAACTATCGTAAGTGCAACCCAGGACGACCGGGCGATTTTGTGGGATGTCGCTACGGGGAAAGAGACGCACATCCTACGGCATAGATATGATGCCGGCAGTGTCAATAGCGTGGCGTTCAGCCCGGATGGAAAAACTATCGTAAGTGGAAGTAGTGGCGAGGAGAGGGGCGATGGGAGGAGGATGCGTTTGTGGGATGTTGCCACAGGCGCAAGAACGCATATACTCGTAGGATTTAAGTATCCTATCAATAGTGTAGCGTTCAGCCCGGATGGCACTACCCTCGCAAGTGCGAGTTGGGACGGCACGGTGCTGCTCTGGAATATTACACCTATACCAGATGTTAACTTAGATCCTGAACAGCCTGTTGTGGCAGATGTCAACGGCGACGGTTTTATAAATCTCTTGGATGTGCAGGTGGTTGACTCACGGATGGGAATGACGGGGAAGGATACTGCAGATGACACTGGCGACGCAGATGTCAACGGCGATGGCATCGTTAATATCGCGGATCTCGCCTTGGTCACTAAATTCATGGGAGATGTCAACGGCGATGCTGTTGTAAATCTTAAGGATTTGGACCTGATTGGCAAGCGTCTATGGGAAACAGGCAAAAATACTGCTGATATCAATGCCGATGGTATTGTTAATATTGCGGATCTCGTCATAGTTGCCGCGAATGCCCTCTCTCACACAGCGGCAGCTGCACCCTCGACATATAAGCATGCAGCGGCACTCCTCACAGTCGAACAGGTTCAACAGTGGCTAAACCAAGCCAGATTGTTAGGAGAAACAGCACCTATCTACCAGAGAGGAATTTTTGCATTGGAACAGCTCCTGACGATGTTGACCCCCAAACAGACATCCTTACTGCCAAACTATCCGAATCCATTTAATCCAGAGACGTGGATACCGTATCAGTTGGCGCATCCCGCCGATGTAAAAATATCCATCTATGCTGTCGATGGCAAGTTGGTGCGGACACTTGATTTAGGGCATCAACCTGTGGGTATGTATAAAAACAGAAGCCGTGCCGCACATTGGGACGGTAGAAACACGCTCGGTGAGTCTGTAGCAAGTGGTATCTATCTCTATGAATTCACCGCAGGCGATTTTTCCGCAACGCGTAAGATGTTAATACGGAAGTAA
- a CDS encoding leucine-rich repeat domain-containing protein has translation MKMKLFRLFVFYIVLSCWIPRMASAEVVNMPDEALAAVVRNRLGLAPDAPITRQTLQRLDHLTAPSGTGSPLLIKDLTGLEHATRLQTLNLYFHEIHDLRPLAGLTQLQNLYLRYNQISDVGPLKDLTQLRNLDLYETQISDVTPLSGLTQLETLSLTKTQISDITPFSGLTQLETLYLGVNQISDITPLKDLTQLETLNLNSNQISDITPLKDLTQLEILYLNNNQISDVGPLKDLTQLEILYLDNNQISDVTPLSGLTQLKNL, from the coding sequence ATGAAAATGAAACTATTTAGACTTTTTGTTTTCTATATTGTTCTGAGTTGTTGGATACCGCGTATGGCTTCAGCAGAGGTCGTGAATATGCCGGACGAGGCTTTAGCAGCTGTCGTGCGAAATAGATTGGGGTTAGCACCTGACGCACCGATAACACGACAAACACTGCAGCGTTTGGACCATCTCACTGCGCCCAGTGGTACTGGTAGTCCACTCTTGATAAAAGACCTCACGGGGTTGGAGCACGCGACGAGACTACAGACCTTGAATCTTTATTTCCATGAGATTCACGACCTTCGTCCGCTCGCAGGTCTGACGCAGTTACAGAACCTGTATCTCCGTTATAATCAAATCAGCGATGTTGGTCCACTCAAAGACCTGACGCAGTTACGGAACTTGGATCTCTATGAGACTCAAATCAGCGATGTTACACCACTCTCAGGCTTGACGCAGTTAGAGACCTTGTCTCTCACGAAGACTCAAATCAGCGATATTACGCCATTCTCAGGCTTGACGCAGTTAGAGACCTTGTATCTCGGTGTGAATCAAATCAGCGATATTACGCCACTCAAAGACCTGACGCAGTTAGAGACCTTGAATCTCAATAGTAATCAAATCAGCGATATTACGCCACTCAAAGACCTGACGCAGTTAGAGATCCTGTATCTCAATAACAATCAAATCAGCGATGTTGGTCCACTCAAAGACCTGACGCAGTTAGAGATCCTGTATCTCGATAACAATCAAATCAGCGATGTTACGCCACTCTCAGGCTTGACGCAGTTAAAGAACTTGT
- a CDS encoding sigma-54 dependent transcriptional regulator: MEKVLIIDDNQSFGELKNFLMDNDYSPIIVNTVRKGLGKIKKFEDRIVVLLNVESSAETGLKALARIKKDHPTVIVIIIGAGVQTARKAMPLGALDVLSTDTDKEHICKVLDGALKRLSIRPSISNDDSDESEKSPKDPHPLVGEHKGMFELNKLIGRVARYEVSVLIEGETGTGKGLVARLIHEESERAEGPFIAIDCGGIPSELLENELFGHEPGAFADARERKPGLFEVADGGTLFLDEIGNMALRLQSKLLNVLQTRKIRRVGGIEEHPVDVRIITATNQKLEKMVKREEFRLDLFHRLCGYKISLPPLRERKEDIPLLVAYFLQRIEEENDKPIYGVSEEVLKLFQEYNWPGNVRELENCLKSATTNSRGEVILLDDLPPEIQKYRDDGSSEEEVGNTSSETLVAPVYENLFNLPVVVFCQFISDAGSGVTDNQIARWWVEFSNYGRDRADKAKRKIEDWRVEWNTTWFTLPDLSERIKAVVDDAVSQLSNRHRMGAEAEPISIKGRTLRGSVTAVLQEIVKAHGGDREKAAKELDMPVKQLEKRLSYIVKEYAGDSEAAASALNIPMQQLEEWLSYWTEEDRDDRKNALQTTIEPSRELERFRGEDIRRLLTKSVISFVLEFFPRIEWRDKSRSAKIRAVHLALKILSKRLTGDRARLTEVHGCIYFGGMTLSQIERNIYRRAPYLYKSPKEAIEALGVDRRTFKEYWPEDKPFPSHYTLFSG, from the coding sequence ATGGAAAAAGTCCTAATAATTGACGACAATCAAAGTTTTGGCGAATTGAAGAATTTCCTGATGGATAACGACTATTCCCCTATCATCGTTAACACCGTTCGTAAAGGCTTGGGAAAGATTAAAAAATTCGAGGATCGGATAGTTGTCTTGCTCAATGTGGAATCGTCAGCGGAAACAGGTTTGAAGGCGTTGGCGCGAATTAAGAAAGACCACCCAACGGTAATCGTAATTATAATCGGAGCGGGGGTACAAACAGCTAGAAAGGCAATGCCTCTCGGAGCATTGGATGTTCTGTCTACAGACACCGATAAGGAACATATCTGTAAGGTGCTTGACGGAGCACTTAAGCGGCTATCTATCCGACCTTCCATTTCTAATGACGATTCTGATGAAAGTGAAAAAAGCCCTAAGGACCCGCATCCGCTCGTTGGAGAGCATAAAGGCATGTTTGAACTAAACAAATTAATTGGACGTGTAGCCCGCTATGAAGTTTCAGTCCTGATTGAAGGAGAAACAGGCACAGGAAAAGGATTGGTTGCGCGCTTAATTCACGAAGAAAGTGAGCGTGCAGAGGGACCGTTTATCGCAATTGATTGTGGTGGGATACCCAGTGAACTCCTTGAAAATGAGTTATTTGGTCATGAGCCGGGGGCGTTCGCAGATGCGAGAGAGAGGAAACCTGGGCTATTTGAGGTAGCTGATGGGGGCACCCTTTTTCTTGATGAAATCGGCAATATGGCACTAAGACTCCAAAGTAAATTACTGAATGTGCTGCAAACAAGAAAGATCAGGCGAGTGGGTGGAATTGAGGAGCATCCGGTGGATGTGCGGATCATCACTGCTACCAATCAGAAATTGGAGAAAATGGTGAAGCGCGAGGAATTTCGGCTGGATCTGTTTCATCGTCTCTGCGGCTATAAAATCTCCCTGCCTCCGTTGCGAGAACGGAAAGAGGATATTCCATTACTTGTGGCGTACTTTCTGCAGCGTATTGAGGAAGAAAATGATAAGCCAATATACGGTGTTTCTGAAGAAGTGCTGAAATTGTTCCAAGAGTATAATTGGCCCGGCAACGTCCGAGAGTTAGAGAACTGCCTCAAAAGCGCGACAACCAATTCCCGAGGCGAGGTGATTTTACTGGACGACCTCCCACCAGAAATCCAGAAGTATAGAGATGATGGAAGTTCCGAGGAAGAGGTCGGAAATACATCTTCGGAAACGCTGGTAGCACCGGTATATGAAAACCTTTTTAATTTGCCGGTCGTAGTGTTTTGTCAGTTTATCTCTGATGCGGGGTCAGGTGTCACTGACAATCAAATCGCCAGATGGTGGGTAGAGTTTTCTAATTATGGGCGCGACCGTGCCGATAAAGCCAAACGCAAAATTGAGGATTGGAGGGTCGAATGGAACACGACTTGGTTCACGCTTCCTGATTTATCGGAACGTATTAAGGCGGTGGTTGACGACGCTGTTTCTCAATTATCAAATCGGCATAGAATGGGTGCCGAAGCCGAGCCCATCAGTATAAAAGGAAGAACACTCAGAGGTAGCGTCACAGCGGTTCTGCAGGAGATCGTAAAGGCACATGGTGGTGACAGAGAAAAGGCTGCGAAAGAATTGGATATGCCTGTGAAGCAGCTGGAGAAGCGGCTCTCGTATATCGTCAAGGAGTATGCTGGTGATAGTGAAGCAGCGGCAAGCGCATTGAATATTCCTATGCAGCAGCTGGAGGAGTGGCTATCATATTGGACAGAAGAAGACAGAGATGATAGGAAAAATGCCCTTCAAACTACTATAGAGCCTTCACGTGAACTCGAACGATTTCGGGGTGAGGATATCAGAAGACTTCTCACAAAGTCAGTCATTTCCTTTGTTTTGGAGTTTTTCCCGCGTATAGAGTGGCGGGACAAAAGTCGCAGTGCGAAGATAAGGGCTGTCCATCTCGCTTTGAAGATTTTATCTAAGCGTTTGACTGGAGATCGTGCGCGTTTGACTGAAGTTCATGGCTGTATCTATTTTGGCGGCATGACCCTTTCGCAAATTGAAAGGAATATTTATCGCCGGGCACCATACCTATACAAGAGCCCTAAGGAAGCCATTGAGGCGCTCGGCGTAGACCGGAGAACGTTCAAGGAGTACTGGCCTGAGGATAAACCATTCCCAAGTCATTACACGCTTTTTTCCGGGTAG
- a CDS encoding T9SS type A sorting domain-containing protein: MELHQVAPDTPGIYSYHVCVEPVTSESKTENNCSDTVEITVNPVDHGGTWAEATRLPLRLTSDLWEGSLSGKMQKGSDVDYFKVEIPEDGKLTVWTTGDLTTFGKLSGSNISIDGDLEDFLDSRGGPGDNFQIQRDVSRGTYYVKVTAAGTGSYTIHARFAPNVPCDSPRVHVIWYRAVNEELREYLDYDLGETGYITPKNVEDQLEHLQEFFKEKIGETFEYVPASNNKVVNFIHSNNFYVSNPKVSIGVTYNPKIHFKDDEGSAGDFLDKVWNDIKTNHPTGLNLNPLKDIYLVLVQSEYGYLGEKKEDGATRGIADIGGHRAMVALGPFDEPWNDERVKLLMAHELGHAFGLYHDFDEQGHIMSYNWERAGPPEWWGQNDRLFANTFSERSWNWLRIHPAFNTYTSCNVDTPIEIKVKVKDAAGFFHQPTTLTSYGYYLPDSVPVNDIYVSLNSTNGKYKIHLDIADLDGLHQVELIVPPLENSKGCPAGGCGSDNLSLARYLSPGSPDEEGVSGNFSSGHTTWSGTFDITKWMKQAQERDMDGFFADIATTDKIGNRSGFRLRIYYEASGSTAAAPFAQKHLPKETALFVNYPNPFNPETWIPYQLATPADVTLTIHDLQGRVVRDLDLGHQRAGMYHNRSRAAHWDGKNAQGESVASGVYFYTLTAGEFTATRKMLIRK; this comes from the coding sequence ATGGAATTGCATCAAGTGGCACCCGATACCCCCGGCATCTACTCCTACCATGTTTGCGTGGAACCTGTGACAAGTGAAAGCAAGACGGAGAATAACTGCTCTGATACTGTCGAAATCACAGTTAACCCAGTTGACCATGGAGGAACATGGGCAGAAGCAACACGGCTGCCATTGCGTCTTACCTCTGATCTATGGGAGGGTTCTCTCTCTGGCAAGATGCAAAAAGGCTCTGATGTGGATTACTTCAAAGTCGAAATTCCTGAAGATGGAAAGTTGACAGTTTGGACCACCGGGGACCTTACTACATTTGGAAAACTCTCTGGATCAAACATATCTATCGATGGAGATTTAGAAGATTTTTTAGATTCTCGAGGAGGCCCCGGCGATAACTTCCAAATTCAACGCGACGTATCTCGAGGGACTTATTACGTCAAAGTTACAGCAGCAGGCACTGGCAGTTATACGATCCACGCGCGTTTCGCGCCCAACGTCCCGTGCGACTCTCCCAGAGTACACGTGATTTGGTATCGCGCCGTGAATGAAGAACTCAGAGAGTATCTAGATTATGACCTTGGGGAAACTGGCTATATAACACCTAAGAATGTGGAAGACCAGTTGGAGCATTTACAGGAGTTCTTTAAGGAGAAGATAGGAGAGACATTCGAGTATGTACCTGCATCCAATAATAAAGTTGTTAATTTTATACACTCTAATAATTTTTATGTCAGCAATCCCAAAGTCTCCATAGGAGTGACATATAATCCTAAGATTCATTTCAAAGATGACGAAGGTTCTGCAGGTGATTTTCTTGATAAGGTATGGAATGATATAAAGACGAATCATCCAACAGGACTCAATCTCAATCCTTTAAAAGACATCTATCTCGTGCTCGTCCAATCGGAGTACGGATATCTCGGAGAGAAAAAAGAAGATGGTGCTACTAGAGGAATAGCTGACATTGGCGGACATAGAGCGATGGTTGCGCTGGGACCCTTTGATGAGCCCTGGAATGATGAAAGGGTAAAACTCCTTATGGCACATGAACTCGGACATGCTTTTGGACTTTATCATGATTTCGATGAACAAGGACATATTATGTCATACAACTGGGAAAGGGCAGGACCACCAGAATGGTGGGGACAAAACGATCGTCTTTTTGCTAATACGTTTTCCGAAAGATCGTGGAACTGGCTGAGGATCCACCCTGCTTTCAACACTTACACTTCTTGTAACGTTGATACACCGATAGAAATAAAGGTTAAGGTTAAGGATGCGGCTGGATTCTTTCACCAGCCTACAACTTTGACATCTTACGGTTATTATCTGCCTGACAGTGTGCCTGTGAATGATATATATGTGTCCCTTAATTCTACGAATGGTAAATACAAAATCCACCTTGATATAGCCGATTTAGATGGACTTCATCAGGTGGAACTAATAGTACCTCCTTTAGAGAATTCTAAGGGCTGCCCCGCAGGAGGATGTGGTTCAGATAATCTCTCGTTGGCCAGATATTTATCTCCAGGTTCTCCTGATGAGGAGGGTGTCTCGGGTAATTTTTCATCAGGGCATACGACATGGAGTGGAACGTTTGATATTACGAAGTGGATGAAACAGGCACAAGAACGTGACATGGACGGGTTTTTTGCCGACATTGCTACTACTGACAAGATAGGCAATAGGTCGGGTTTCCGGCTACGGATTTATTATGAGGCGAGCGGAAGCACCGCGGCCGCTCCTTTCGCGCAAAAGCACTTACCAAAAGAAACGGCGTTGTTCGTGAACTACCCGAACCCGTTCAATCCGGAGACGTGGATACCCTATCAGTTAGCAACACCTGCGGATGTGACGCTGACCATCCATGACCTCCAAGGGCGCGTGGTGCGGGATTTGGATTTAGGGCATCAACGTGCGGGGATGTATCACAATCGGAGCCGGGCAGCACATTGGGACGGCAAGAACGCACAAGGCGAGTCCGTGGCAAGCGGTGTCTATTTCTATACACTCACCGCAGGCGAATTTACTGCCACGCGAAAAATGTTGATCCGGAAATAA
- a CDS encoding dockerin type I domain-containing protein: MKATLTILIFLTLLFSLNTFAQDFPYISFGGHTEITSGVTFSWDGQRIASGSHDHTVQIWEVSTGNKLSTIRNANQAWRSGDSSYRHRFGKVYGVALSPDGEIIASGGHYHRSWSTSAPYNDLFSFNVWKVDTNEPLWSRRADTESTTAISFSPDGQTIASGGSDNTIDLWEPSTGDRLGTLVGHTDVIHSIAFSADGRLLVSGSEDGTVQLWDMSVGRHIYTFRGHTGSVNGAAISPDGQIIASGGSDNTIKLWDGNTHRHIHTLIGHTDSVNGVAISPDGQTVVSGSSDSTIKLWEVSTGRHLHTLTGHAQPVWNVAFSPTEQKFASAHEDGGVLLWELPATHVRIIPDSIVSPVVGKQFTFDLNIVAGEDVVEYEVSLAFDADALRYVSSANGDYLPAGAFFLPLVTSGNTVTLSATSFSGSSNGDGTLATVTFEVVDIKESFIDLLNVTLRDSNQVGLHSLVHSARIEAIAGDVNRDGFVNIQDVVLVARNFGQSVPAEGNPADVNGDGIVNVLDLVLVADAFGTGNAAPSAWNWNFVSVPTRAEVEQWLTEVRQANSTDPTSQRGIVFLEQLLAALTPKETMLLANYPNPFNPETWIPYQLAEPADVTLTIYDINGRVVRALDLGHQPIGIYEGKSRAAHWDGKNAVGEPVASGVYFYTLTAGEFTATRKLLIRK, translated from the coding sequence ATGAAAGCGACCTTGACAATTCTTATTTTTCTAACCCTTCTTTTTTCGCTAAATACCTTCGCGCAAGATTTCCCTTATATCAGTTTTGGTGGGCATACAGAAATTACCTCTGGTGTAACCTTTAGTTGGGATGGGCAGAGGATCGCAAGCGGGAGTCATGACCACACCGTTCAGATATGGGAGGTGAGCACCGGCAACAAACTCTCAACAATTCGGAACGCAAATCAGGCTTGGCGGAGTGGAGATAGTAGTTACAGGCACAGGTTTGGTAAAGTCTATGGCGTTGCTCTTAGTCCGGATGGAGAAATCATCGCAAGCGGCGGGCATTATCATAGGAGTTGGAGTACCTCCGCTCCCTACAATGATTTATTCTCTTTCAATGTATGGAAGGTGGACACAAATGAACCCCTCTGGAGTCGCCGCGCGGATACTGAATCGACTACAGCCATATCGTTTAGTCCGGATGGACAGACAATCGCAAGTGGGGGTTCTGACAACACGATTGATCTATGGGAGCCGAGCACAGGCGATAGACTCGGCACACTCGTAGGGCATACCGATGTTATCCATAGCATTGCCTTTAGTGCGGATGGCCGGCTGTTGGTAAGTGGAAGTGAAGATGGCACTGTTCAATTATGGGATATGAGTGTTGGCAGACACATTTACACGTTTAGGGGACATACGGGTTCGGTAAACGGTGCCGCTATTAGTCCTGATGGGCAGATAATCGCAAGCGGAGGTAGTGACAACACCATCAAGCTATGGGACGGTAACACCCATAGACATATCCACACCCTCATCGGGCATACGGATTCAGTAAACGGTGTCGCCATTAGTCCTGATGGGCAGACGGTCGTCAGTGGGAGTAGTGACAGCACCATCAAACTATGGGAGGTGAGCACCGGTAGACACCTTCATACACTCACAGGCCATGCACAGCCCGTCTGGAATGTTGCTTTTAGTCCGACTGAACAGAAATTTGCAAGTGCACATGAAGACGGTGGCGTGCTCTTATGGGAGTTACCTGCTACACATGTTCGTATCATACCCGATTCTATTGTGTCTCCTGTTGTCGGTAAACAGTTTACTTTTGACCTCAATATCGTTGCTGGTGAAGATGTGGTCGAGTATGAAGTGAGTTTGGCGTTTGATGCGGATGCCCTTCGTTATGTTTCAAGTGCCAACGGCGACTACCTGCCCGCCGGGGCGTTCTTTTTACCACTGGTTACATCGGGGAATACAGTGACGCTTAGTGCTACCTCTTTTAGCGGATCAAGTAACGGTGATGGCACACTTGCAACAGTAACGTTTGAGGTAGTTGATATCAAAGAATCCTTTATAGATCTACTTAACGTAACCCTTAGGGACAGCAACCAGGTAGGTTTACACTCCCTCGTTCACAGTGCAAGGATTGAGGCAATCGCTGGAGATGTTAACAGAGATGGCTTTGTGAATATTCAGGACGTTGTGCTGGTTGCCCGCAATTTTGGGCAGTCTGTGCCGGCGGAAGGAAACCCAGCGGATGTCAATGGGGATGGTATTGTCAATGTCTTAGACCTTGTTTTAGTTGCAGATGCGTTCGGAACTGGAAACGCCGCGCCATCGGCATGGAATTGGAACTTTGTATCTGTCCCGACACGGGCGGAAGTGGAGCAGTGGCTCACGGAGGTACGGCAAGCGAACTCCACAGATCCAACCTCGCAACGCGGTATCGTGTTTTTAGAGCAACTTCTTGCGGCACTCACGCCGAAAGAGACAATGTTGTTAGCGAACTATCCGAATCCATTCAACCCAGAGACGTGGATACCGTATCAGTTGGCGGAGCCCGCGGATGTCACACTGACAATCTATGACATCAACGGGCGCGTCGTGCGTGCCCTGGACTTAGGGCATCAACCCATTGGTATCTATGAAGGCAAGAGCCGGGCAGCGCATTGGGATGGCAAAAATGCCGTCGGTGAGCCAGTCGCAAGTGGTGTCTATTTCTATACGCTCACCGCAGGCGAATTTACTGCCACGCGGAAACTCCTTATACGGAAGTAG
- a CDS encoding dockerin type I domain-containing protein, with translation MQLRYFFLTILLFLVSEDFSFAQQSTERKWTLPEGTIAHLGDGGINDIAYSPDGELLAVAGVNGIWLYDTGNGQEVAHYPRNGIFQSVTFSPDGKTLAGGISGWVGAWDVATGTLLDTQLANNAAAISFSPDSQTLAFTYRLWNQIRLWVINNRSWRLTEYRDTASLSFAPDGSMLAGGASNGEVYLCDVATGRVRRTFEGHTDMVNSVAFSPSGLILASAGLDQTVRLWNVITGTLRHTLEGHTFDVNSISFSPDGKILASAGDQTVRLWSVITGRHLRTLYGHTGFVNSVSFSPEGKTLASAGSDGKILLWSVGWAPADLNRDDTVNIQDLVLVAGAIGHIGENEADVNGDGIVDIRDLVLVAGAFGED, from the coding sequence ATGCAACTCAGATACTTTTTTCTAACGATCCTATTATTTTTAGTTTCGGAAGACTTCAGTTTCGCACAGCAATCGACAGAACGAAAGTGGACACTGCCCGAAGGCACGATTGCGCATCTGGGCGATGGCGGAATAAATGATATAGCGTATTCTCCGGATGGGGAGCTTCTTGCGGTGGCTGGGGTTAATGGCATTTGGCTCTACGATACGGGAAACGGCCAAGAGGTCGCGCACTACCCCCGCAACGGGATATTCCAAAGTGTTACCTTTTCTCCGGATGGTAAGACGTTGGCAGGTGGAATTAGTGGCTGGGTGGGTGCATGGGATGTTGCGACGGGCACGCTCTTAGATACACAATTAGCAAACAATGCCGCGGCTATTTCCTTTTCTCCGGATAGTCAGACGTTGGCATTTACGTACAGGCTTTGGAATCAGATTAGGCTATGGGTTATTAATAACCGGAGCTGGCGGCTAACGGAATATAGAGATACCGCAAGTCTCTCGTTTGCTCCGGATGGTTCGATGCTTGCCGGTGGGGCTTCTAACGGGGAGGTCTATCTCTGTGATGTTGCGACGGGCAGAGTCCGACGTACCTTTGAAGGACACACCGATATGGTCAATAGTGTTGCCTTTAGTCCAAGTGGTTTGATTTTAGCAAGTGCGGGTTTGGACCAGACCGTGCGTCTATGGAATGTTATCACTGGCACGCTCCGACATACCCTTGAAGGACACACCTTTGATGTCAATAGCATCTCGTTTTCGCCGGATGGTAAGATTCTGGCAAGTGCCGGCGACCAGACCGTGCGGCTCTGGAGTGTTATCACGGGCAGACACCTACGGACACTTTACGGACACACCGGTTTCGTCAATAGTGTCTCCTTTTCGCCGGAGGGGAAGACGTTGGCAAGTGCGGGGTCGGACGGGAAAATCCTGCTCTGGTCGGTCGGATGGGCTCCTGCCGACCTGAATCGTGATGATACCGTTAATATTCAAGACCTCGTCCTCGTCGCAGGCGCGATTGGACACATCGGCGAAAACGAGGCGGATGTCAACGGTGATGGCATCGTTGACATTCGAGACCTCGTCCTCGTCGCAGGCGCATTCGGTGAAGACTAA